In Corynebacterium aquatimens, one genomic interval encodes:
- a CDS encoding patatin-like phospholipase family protein, with protein MIDATDTALVIEGGGMRNSYTAPAIVRFIMEDVKFGWVGGVSAGSAHAVNYASHDPWRAREAFTDFVTHRNFGGFSSLARGKGYFNAEFIYEGSADDMPFDWETFASSDIDVHIEALRADTGHTAKFGREDFTEPARLMKMVRASSTLPKVMPLAYIDDVPYVDGALGDSGGLVIEAAEKAGYEKFMVLATKDRSYVRPEVTRPIATRRLFQKHPAIAEALIARPKIYNDAKQRILDLEKQGKAMVLFPDAMSVDAAERNLNKLRANYLAGEDQIREEWPSWVEFLSR; from the coding sequence ATGATCGACGCGACCGACACAGCCCTAGTGATTGAGGGCGGGGGGATGCGCAATTCCTACACCGCCCCGGCCATCGTCCGTTTCATCATGGAGGACGTGAAGTTTGGTTGGGTAGGGGGCGTTTCAGCGGGGTCGGCGCACGCGGTGAACTACGCATCGCATGATCCGTGGCGGGCGCGTGAAGCGTTCACGGATTTTGTGACTCACCGCAACTTCGGTGGTTTTTCCTCCCTCGCCCGCGGCAAGGGATATTTCAACGCGGAGTTCATTTATGAGGGCTCCGCGGACGATATGCCTTTTGATTGGGAGACGTTTGCATCGAGCGATATCGATGTCCATATCGAAGCCCTGCGCGCGGACACCGGGCACACCGCAAAATTCGGGCGGGAGGATTTCACTGAGCCCGCGCGGTTGATGAAGATGGTTCGGGCCTCATCGACCTTGCCTAAGGTCATGCCGCTCGCATACATCGACGATGTGCCGTACGTGGACGGTGCGTTGGGTGATTCCGGTGGGCTGGTGATTGAGGCCGCGGAGAAAGCTGGCTACGAAAAATTCATGGTTCTGGCCACGAAGGACCGCAGCTACGTTCGGCCGGAGGTCACGAGGCCGATTGCTACGCGGCGCCTGTTTCAGAAGCACCCCGCGATCGCAGAGGCATTGATTGCGCGTCCGAAGATTTACAACGACGCGAAGCAACGCATCCTTGATCTGGAGAAGCAGGGCAAGGCGATGGTGCTGTTCCCAGATGCGATGAGCGTCGATGCGGCGGAACGCAACTTGAATAAGCTGCGTGCCAACTACCTTGCCGGTGAGGATCAGATCCGCGAAGAGTGGCCCAGCTGGGTCGAGTTTTTGTCCCGTTGA
- a CDS encoding patatin-like phospholipase family protein has protein sequence MIDATNTALILEGGGTRNAYTAPALMKLVDEGVKFGWVGGVSAGAVHAANFVAGDTQRIEENFTTFMGHPKIGGLRSLAFGSGLLNAEFLFEQSGDVLPFDWEAFESNPVPVHIEAVDANTGETRVFTREHLTSEAEVRSILRASSTIPMIMPMKYIDGNPYVDGALGDSGGIVLKAAQEAGFDKFLILATRPRDYVREPVNRPAMIRRMFPKYPGVAQRQIDRPELYNSVKAEIFDLEEQGKAYTFWPEKMTVESTELKVAKLQRCFNEGKDQLEREWEDIRAFLEG, from the coding sequence ATGATTGATGCGACTAACACCGCGCTCATCTTGGAAGGTGGCGGGACCCGCAACGCGTACACGGCGCCTGCGCTCATGAAGCTTGTCGACGAAGGCGTGAAGTTCGGCTGGGTCGGCGGGGTCTCCGCCGGCGCGGTTCACGCTGCTAACTTCGTCGCTGGTGACACGCAGCGCATTGAAGAAAATTTCACGACTTTCATGGGGCACCCGAAGATCGGTGGGCTGCGCTCGCTCGCGTTTGGGTCTGGTTTGCTTAACGCGGAGTTCCTGTTTGAGCAGTCCGGAGATGTGTTGCCGTTTGACTGGGAAGCGTTTGAATCCAACCCGGTACCTGTTCACATCGAAGCGGTGGATGCGAACACGGGCGAGACCCGCGTGTTCACCCGCGAGCACCTGACGTCTGAAGCAGAAGTTCGTTCCATCCTGCGTGCCTCATCAACGATTCCGATGATCATGCCGATGAAGTACATCGACGGCAATCCGTATGTCGACGGTGCGTTGGGTGATTCAGGTGGCATCGTGTTGAAGGCTGCGCAGGAAGCGGGCTTTGACAAGTTCCTCATCTTGGCCACCCGTCCGCGCGATTACGTACGTGAGCCGGTGAACCGCCCCGCCATGATCCGGCGCATGTTCCCCAAGTACCCCGGCGTTGCACAGCGTCAGATTGATCGCCCGGAGTTGTACAACTCGGTCAAGGCGGAGATCTTCGACTTGGAAGAACAGGGTAAGGCCTACACTTTCTGGCCAGAGAAGATGACCGTGGAGTCCACGGAACTCAAGGTTGCCAAGCTGCAGCGGTGCTTCAACGAAGGCAAGGACCAACTGGAACGCGAGTGGGAGGATATCCGCGCGTTCCTCGAAGGTTGA